The Coffea arabica cultivar ET-39 chromosome 3c, Coffea Arabica ET-39 HiFi, whole genome shotgun sequence genome contains a region encoding:
- the LOC113735955 gene encoding putative disease resistance protein RGA4, with translation MADALITSTIKVALEKTLVLANERIGKLFQFKKDLETLRGSVAMIQAVLADAEEKQTHDQAVQLWLQRLEAVAFDAENLLDEQNYEALHCQLVGKVRSFILSSDINIVFRWRMASKISDINKKLNKINKEANDFGLIRRATFPASTTVYC, from the coding sequence atggCTGATGCACTTATTACTTCCACAATAAAGGTGGCACTGGAGAAGACACTTGTCCTTGCCAATGAAAGGATTGGCAAGTTATTCCAATTCAAGAAGGATTTGGAGACCCTGAGAGGATCCGTTGCCATGATCCAAGCTGTCTTGGCTGATGCTGAGGAAAAGCAAACGCATGACCAGGCCGTGCAACTGTGGCTCCAGAGGCTGGAAGCCGTGGCGTTTGATGCTGAGAATTTGTTGGACGAGCAGAATTATGAAGCTCTTCATTGCCAACTCGTGGGCAAGGTACGCTCCTTCATCCTGTCCTCTGACATTAATATCGTTTTCCGATGGAGAATGGCCTCTAAGATCAGCGACATCAACAAGAAGTTGAATAAGATCAATAAAGAAGCCAATGATTTTGGACTGATCAGAAGGGCAACTTTCCCCGCTTCTACTACTGTCTACTGCTAA
- the LOC113735956 gene encoding putative disease resistance protein RGA3: MSSSGKFGNNLWEKKYLLVLDDVWTESHIYWDDFLHSLRGLNATNGNWCVVTTRKQQTASILATHDPYVLGKLSDDDCWSILTEKANAGGEIPEKLQVMKKEIIKKCGGLPLAASAMGGLLRMKRKEGWKLILMNKLSNLSGDEDRVMEILKLSFDCLPSPAIKKCLAYCSMFPKDTEMKRDMLIELWMAEGFLQVDLKNKTMVNKTMEEIGEYYLEILLQSSLLEEIRKYRRRYYKMHDMVHDVSKSIMSKSTKVINSETGSEDNSNQVHCLVIDSFGEGTINLFECRSNLLHTLFLSEGSLFDDMLMKLKTLHVLNLSGEENQNLPISVGKLIHLRYINFEDSTNENLPESVCKLYNLQTLRLNSFALKTLEFFKVSREKGRRIGEFGSLKNLKGKLEIRNLELVKGKEGAEEAKLSEKANLFRLELKWAYNREGDNYNDEFAR, encoded by the exons ATGTCATCGTCCGGAAAATTCGGGAACAACTTGTGGGAAAAAAAATATCTTCTTGTTCTTGATGATGTCTGGACCGAAAGCCATATCTATTGGGATGACTTTTTACATTCGTTACGGGGGCTGAATGCAACTAATGGAAATTGGTGTGTTGTGACTACTCGTAAACAACAAACTGCATCCATTTTGGCTACACATGATCCTTATGTGTTAGGAAAGCTATCTGATGATGATTGTTGGTCTATTCTAACAGAGAAAGCCAATGCAGGTGGAGAAATTCCCGAAAAATTGCAAgtcatgaaaaaggaaattataaaaaaatgtgGTGGCCTACCGCTAGCTGCAAGTGCAATGGGAGGTTTATTGCGCATGAAGAGAAAAGAGGGGTggaaattgattttgatgaataaGCTTTCAAATTTGAGCGGAGATGAAGACAGAGTCATGGAAATACTTAAATTGAGTTTTGATTGTTTACCATCACCGGCCATTAAGAAATGTTTAGCATATTGTTCTATGTTTCCTAAGGATACTGAGATGAAAAGAGATATGCTAATCGAACTTTGGATGGCAGAAGGCTTCCTTCAAGTAGATCTCAAGAACAAAACAATGGTAAACAAAACAATGGAAGAAATTGGAgaatattatttggaaattttatTACAGAGTTCTTTGCTggaagaaataagaaaatatcGGAGAAGGTATtataaaatgcatgatatgGTGCACGACGTCTCAAAATCAATAATGTCAAAGTCTACTAAAGTCATTAATTCGGAGACTGGTTCAGAAGACAATAGTAATCAGGTTCATTGTCTTGTAATAGACTCATTTGGAGAAGGCACAATAAATCTTTTTGAGTGTCGGTCAAATTTGCTTCATACATTGTTTCTAAGTGAGGGTAGCTTATTtgatgatatgctaatgaagtTGAAGACTTTGCATGTTCTGAATTTGTCCGGTGAAGAAAATCAGAATCTGCCAATTTCAGTTGGCAAACTGATACATTTGAGGTACATTAACTTTGAGGATTccacaaatgaaaatttgccggAATCCGTTTGCAAACTTTATAATTTGCAGACACTGAGGCTAAATAGTTTCGCTCTTAAG ACACTAGAGTTCTTTAAAGTGAGTCGAGAGAAGGGTCGACGAATTGGAGagtttggaagcttgaagaACCTCAAAGGCAAATTGGAGATACGCAATCTGGAACTAGTAAAGGGTAAAGAAGGAGCTGAGGAAGCAAAACTATCTGAAAAGGCAAATCTATTTAGGCTGGAACTTAAGTGGGCCTACAATCGAGAAGGCGACAACTACAATGACGAATTTGCCAGGTGA